A stretch of the Malus domestica chromosome 08, GDT2T_hap1 genome encodes the following:
- the LOC103440357 gene encoding uncharacterized protein: protein MGGGFGESTSRSSQGPSFSGSNNNGDAGDFECNICFELAQDPIVTLCGHLFCWPCLYKWLHIHSHSQECPVCKALVKEESLVPLYGRGKTSTDPRSKSIPGISIPNRPAGQRPETAPPPEQNHFPHRGFGFMGGMGGLGGFAPVATTRFGNSTFSAAIGGFIPSLFNFPLHGFPDPTIYGESAGFPHGFSNAFHGGHIHRHHLRRGTGQGQQDYRLKMLCMIVIFSVILALAWQ, encoded by the coding sequence ATGGGAGGTGGGTTCGGCGAATCAACGAGTAGGTCGTCCCAAGGGCCTTCATTCTCCGGCAGTAACAATAATGGTGACGCTGGTGATTTCGAATGCAATATTTGCTTTGAATTGGCCCAAGACCCAATTGTGACCCTATGCGGCCATCTCTTCTGCTGGCCTTGCCTTTACAAGTGGCTCCATATTCACTCCCACTCTCAGGAATGCCCTGTTTGCAAAGCCCTTGTAAAGGAGGAGAGTTTGGTTCCTTTATACGGTAGGGGAAAGACATCAACGGACCCACGATCAAAGTCCATTCCTGGCATTAGTATCCCAAACCGTCCAGCAGGACAAAGACCCGAAACAGCTCCTCCACCAGAACAGAACCATTTTCCTCACCGTGGATTTGGGTTCATGGGAGGGATGGGAGGTTTGGGTGGGTTTGCACCAGTTGCAACCACAAGGTTTGGGAATTCCACATTTTCTGCGGCTATTGGTGGCTTTATCCCTTCTCTGTTCAATTTTCCGCTGCATGGGTTTCCTGATCCCACCATTTATGGTGAAAGTGCTGGATTTCCTCATGGGTTCTCAAATGCATTTCATGGCGGCCATATACATAGACATCACCTCCGCAGGGGAACAGGTCAGGGACAGCAAGATTATAGACTGAAGATGTTGTGTATGATTGTTATATTTTCAGTAAT